One segment of Halomonas sp. TD01 DNA contains the following:
- a CDS encoding helix-turn-helix domain-containing protein produces the protein MIRGADISIAQLRALLAVAEAQSYTHAAERLGVSQSGVSHSMQALEKLAGGPLIKKPRRAGDHCARRVSAY, from the coding sequence ATGATCAGAGGGGCGGATATCTCCATTGCCCAACTTCGCGCGCTGCTTGCCGTGGCGGAAGCGCAGTCTTATACCCATGCGGCGGAGCGCCTTGGCGTCAGCCAGTCGGGGGTGAGTCATTCCATGCAAGCACTGGAGAAGCTAGCGGGTGGCCCGCTGATTAAAAAGCCCAGAAGGGCTGGTGACCACTGCGCTAGGAGAGTTAGTGCTTACTAG
- a CDS encoding EamA family transporter: MHFINGLLARFYPPLNIAFYTHLGGALVRFAGALLFSTWEPHVWIWGTLVGIGSALGAWLLYQDYRGRPFAIVVPVSAVAMVTIALGLSLIFLGERPNGWVWLGVMIALPAIWLTAGGGKPNKARMNSGTREGLLLGLDAD; encoded by the coding sequence ATGCATTTTATCAATGGTTTACTCGCCCGTTTTTACCCGCCGCTTAATATTGCGTTTTACACTCATCTGGGCGGCGCGCTTGTCCGTTTTGCAGGCGCACTGCTCTTTTCCACCTGGGAGCCGCACGTGTGGATATGGGGCACGCTGGTGGGCATCGGCTCCGCCCTTGGGGCGTGGCTGCTTTACCAGGATTATCGCGGGCGCCCCTTCGCCATCGTGGTGCCTGTTAGCGCTGTCGCAATGGTCACTATTGCCCTCGGGCTTTCGCTGATTTTCCTGGGCGAGCGACCCAATGGCTGGGTATGGCTAGGCGTGATGATTGCCCTACCCGCCATCTGGTTAACGGCGGGCGGGGGTAAGCCGAACAAAGCGCGGATGAATAGCGGCACCAGAGAGGGCCTGCTATTGGGTTTAGACGCGGATTAG
- a CDS encoding ADP-ribosylglycohydrolase family protein, producing MDRKKQNRLSAEWAAYGDALGFMTELADASRVQYRIGADEVQDTVPWKRKVGGYSGVKVELPAGTYSDDTQLRLATSRAIRGDGAFNVAAFAKVELPAWANYALGAGVGSKEAASNLARTSATWYSNFFDSKKATYISVGGNGAAMRIQPHVWAAPDLHNLNSIFLDVIRNSVCTHGHVRGIVGACFHASSLSFALLNGRAANLAELKVMVNQLRSVVDVVNNDGDLRMFWLSVWSGCNKISFEEAVAQVVQEMLDDINILEPLGEGILEDVYPQAVNALGGLTPSSRGSGTKTAILASFVSLLADTSAPKDALLKIVNVFGSDTDSIATMAGAIIGSCTDQECEGAVQDRDYIRVEAERLTLIAKGGEASSFRYPNLRSWKPARAAVDSIGIIDGHLWLNGIDRIEAISSSPVAKISGDLIGWFRLSFGQTILVRSRSEPRNIARERVSNELNLEKSESRFAAEPPDRLRDLFEQDEGQKVSNDGHGKVVTSGLEGLTLNEMLQKIIGGGFSPEMIGQALLQQVDEGGNDFVERGIALTSNVLTAYEARVKRRRK from the coding sequence ATGGATCGCAAAAAACAGAACAGGTTATCTGCTGAATGGGCTGCATATGGTGACGCACTTGGATTTATGACAGAGCTTGCGGATGCTAGTCGTGTGCAATACCGCATTGGGGCGGATGAAGTTCAAGACACTGTACCTTGGAAGAGAAAAGTCGGTGGGTACAGTGGAGTAAAAGTAGAGCTGCCTGCCGGTACGTATTCAGATGATACGCAGTTGCGTCTAGCTACGTCGCGAGCAATTCGTGGCGACGGGGCATTCAATGTTGCTGCGTTCGCGAAAGTTGAGTTACCGGCATGGGCGAATTATGCCCTAGGGGCTGGGGTTGGATCGAAGGAGGCGGCGTCGAACCTCGCTCGAACGTCAGCTACTTGGTATTCAAACTTTTTTGATAGCAAAAAAGCGACCTATATTAGTGTTGGAGGAAACGGTGCTGCCATGCGCATACAGCCACATGTTTGGGCTGCGCCGGATCTTCACAATTTAAACAGTATTTTTCTGGATGTCATTAGAAACTCTGTATGTACTCATGGGCATGTCCGAGGAATAGTAGGGGCTTGTTTTCATGCTAGTTCTCTTAGCTTCGCGTTATTGAACGGCCGAGCCGCTAATCTAGCAGAGCTAAAAGTAATGGTTAATCAATTACGATCAGTTGTGGATGTCGTAAATAATGATGGCGATCTTCGCATGTTTTGGCTAAGTGTTTGGTCAGGGTGCAATAAGATATCGTTCGAAGAGGCAGTCGCGCAGGTAGTCCAAGAGATGTTGGATGATATCAACATACTTGAACCACTTGGTGAAGGCATACTTGAAGATGTTTATCCTCAAGCGGTTAATGCGCTTGGAGGGCTTACGCCGTCTTCACGAGGATCGGGTACAAAGACAGCAATACTTGCTTCCTTTGTAAGCTTGCTCGCTGATACTTCAGCCCCCAAAGATGCTCTACTAAAAATTGTCAATGTTTTTGGATCGGATACCGACTCGATCGCAACGATGGCGGGTGCGATTATAGGGTCTTGTACCGATCAAGAATGCGAAGGGGCAGTTCAGGACAGAGATTATATTCGGGTTGAAGCTGAACGACTCACACTAATAGCGAAAGGGGGTGAAGCATCGTCCTTTCGCTATCCAAATCTCAGGTCTTGGAAGCCTGCAAGGGCTGCCGTTGATTCAATTGGCATTATCGACGGACATCTATGGTTGAATGGAATAGACCGTATCGAAGCAATTTCCTCTTCACCAGTTGCAAAGATCAGTGGCGACTTGATTGGCTGGTTCCGTCTTTCTTTTGGGCAGACCATTCTGGTGCGATCCCGCTCAGAGCCTCGTAATATAGCTCGGGAGAGAGTCTCCAACGAATTGAACCTTGAAAAATCAGAGAGCCGCTTCGCTGCTGAACCCCCAGACAGACTACGAGACTTGTTCGAACAGGATGAAGGACAGAAAGTATCAAATGATGGCCATGGAAAGGTCGTCACTTCTGGTTTAGAAGGGCTTACTCTAAACGAGATGTTACAGAAAATTATAGGCGGCGGGTTTTCGCCTGAAATGATAGGTCAAGCGCTGCTCCAACAAGTTGATGAAGGGGGTAATGACTTTGTAGAGCGTGGTATTGCTTTGACCTCTAATGTTCTGACCGCATATGAAGCGCGAGTTAAAAGACGCCGGAAATGA
- a CDS encoding DarT ssDNA thymidine ADP-ribosyltransferase family protein yields MSVAETVAVRGISEVVHFTTNHGCLGTLYTQALQSRARLQNDEMVKYLFAANAELRRDIEYLDHISLSLEHINTSFYQISAGKWHREEPIFWCILAFDPVVLTHEGVVFASTNNIYTSVTRGVGTAGLSNLFSDCVVRWSNNVVKRNHTTRLCYPTCYQAEALYPKSLSTDYLQRIYVNTHDDQSETIGFIKATFHRDVDVIVAPEKFGVRPL; encoded by the coding sequence ATGAGCGTAGCCGAAACTGTCGCAGTCAGGGGCATCAGTGAAGTAGTTCACTTCACGACTAACCACGGATGTCTTGGAACACTTTATACGCAAGCTCTGCAGTCACGCGCTCGATTGCAAAACGACGAAATGGTGAAGTACCTGTTCGCAGCAAACGCCGAATTGCGTCGCGATATTGAGTATCTTGACCATATCAGCTTATCTCTGGAGCATATCAACACTAGTTTCTACCAGATCAGTGCTGGAAAATGGCATCGTGAAGAGCCAATATTTTGGTGTATTCTCGCGTTTGATCCAGTGGTGCTTACCCACGAGGGTGTTGTCTTTGCATCTACGAATAATATTTACACGTCTGTCACAAGAGGTGTAGGAACAGCTGGACTATCTAATCTTTTCTCAGATTGCGTTGTCCGTTGGAGTAATAACGTAGTGAAGCGAAATCATACAACTAGGCTCTGTTACCCAACGTGCTATCAAGCCGAAGCACTGTACCCGAAATCACTTTCGACTGACTATTTACAAAGAATTTACGTCAACACTCACGATGACCAGTCGGAAACAATCGGCTTCATCAAGGCCACATTCCATCGCGATGTTGATGTAATCGTGGCTCCTGAAAAATTCGGAGTTAGGCCGCTTTGA
- a CDS encoding UvrD-helicase domain-containing protein gives MRVLKRVQPTPEQITIVRRIQTGTSLIRGAAGSGKTTTALLALRAATGAAVNQLRNDNRLPANVLVLAFNNSLRSYLQVVAEDEMADYAGDVRMYISTFDRWAIDTLNTSGMNSANEARSYLSRLAISFPRDTSFVVDEVEYLLGRLPPERLDEYPMIRRSGRGGSPAMPNDVRKKLLDEVVVPYLEWKQSNGVRDFNDLAVDMMRAEPEFKYDVIVVDEAQDLSANQLRAVVRHAAEDATITIVTDSAQRIYPRGAPWSEAGIEIVPTRSFRLNINYRNTREIATLAASLSDGINIDDDGSLPDPGACQRNGRLPTLILGKFGHQLAYVVDRLRHIDLERETVGFLHLKGGGWFDDVRAALNYNGFVFCELQGAHVWPAGAANIGLCTLHSAKGLEFDHVFMIGLAAQHASYGKALDDDRYDTHRRLIAMGIGRARQTVILGTKPGEHLPLLQAIPAGTVEVVKL, from the coding sequence ATGCGGGTACTTAAGCGGGTTCAGCCAACACCCGAGCAAATCACTATAGTCAGGCGGATTCAGACCGGAACTTCGCTCATTCGCGGTGCTGCCGGAAGTGGCAAAACAACTACTGCGTTGCTGGCGCTTAGGGCTGCGACAGGCGCAGCAGTAAATCAACTGCGTAACGATAATCGATTGCCAGCAAACGTATTAGTACTCGCTTTCAACAACTCATTGCGTAGCTATTTACAAGTCGTTGCTGAAGATGAAATGGCGGATTATGCGGGCGATGTGCGCATGTATATTTCGACTTTCGATAGGTGGGCAATAGACACACTAAATACATCAGGGATGAATAGCGCGAATGAAGCACGAAGCTATCTTAGCCGACTTGCCATTTCATTTCCCCGCGACACATCATTTGTTGTAGACGAGGTTGAGTATTTGCTGGGAAGGCTTCCGCCTGAGCGTCTGGATGAATATCCAATGATCAGGCGTAGTGGTCGCGGCGGATCTCCTGCGATGCCGAATGATGTGCGCAAGAAATTGCTAGATGAGGTTGTAGTTCCCTACCTTGAGTGGAAGCAATCGAACGGTGTTAGAGATTTCAACGATCTAGCCGTGGATATGATGCGAGCCGAACCTGAATTCAAGTATGACGTGATCGTTGTTGACGAGGCGCAGGATCTTTCCGCCAATCAACTACGCGCGGTTGTCCGCCACGCTGCAGAAGACGCTACTATCACAATCGTTACAGACTCAGCACAACGAATATATCCACGAGGAGCACCTTGGTCGGAAGCTGGTATTGAAATAGTACCCACACGGAGCTTTAGGCTAAACATAAATTATCGAAATACTCGTGAGATTGCGACACTCGCTGCCTCGCTCTCTGACGGAATCAATATAGATGACGATGGGAGTCTTCCCGATCCTGGGGCCTGCCAACGGAATGGTCGACTACCAACTTTGATACTTGGTAAGTTTGGGCATCAGTTAGCCTATGTGGTTGACCGTCTTCGACATATCGATCTGGAGAGAGAGACCGTCGGTTTTCTCCACCTCAAAGGTGGTGGTTGGTTTGATGATGTAAGAGCGGCACTGAACTACAACGGGTTTGTTTTTTGTGAACTACAGGGAGCGCATGTATGGCCGGCGGGGGCAGCGAACATTGGACTTTGCACTCTCCATAGCGCCAAAGGGCTAGAATTTGATCATGTATTCATGATTGGCCTTGCTGCTCAGCATGCCTCTTACGGAAAAGCTCTTGATGATGACCGGTACGATACGCACCGGAGGTTGATCGCGATGGGGATTGGGCGTGCTAGACAAACTGTGATTTTGGGAACTAAACCGGGCGAGCATCTGCCGCTACTCCAAGCAATACCAGCCGGTACAGTGGAGGTAGTTAAATTATGA
- a CDS encoding RES family NAD+ phosphorylase, giving the protein MRDELFPSLDPGHGACDFCGTANAQLVEPYKLANYFELLVNAYEPSEGGKLLVEWMKDDWQLFSHPRMDTAHAKELLGEILDDGEIVRKGFSPSSSYISEGIARWDELRDEMMYANRWFLEVEIDQVRLRELLGMLLARQLPRQWYRARISTEDEAFLIENMGSPPKRRSSHGRANPAGIPYLYLGSLSETAVAEIRPHTGELACVADFTIPEIKAVDLRNPRKIVSPFIFSESSAIAQLRADLPFLERLGEELTRPVQPMGAAIDYIPSQYLCEFIKKQGFDGVVYRSSVSDGNNLALFDPEKAVGGEVELYSVSKVSVKVAAL; this is encoded by the coding sequence TTGCGTGATGAACTCTTCCCTTCTCTCGATCCTGGTCACGGAGCATGTGATTTCTGTGGAACCGCCAACGCCCAGCTCGTTGAGCCATATAAGCTGGCCAATTATTTCGAGCTCCTAGTCAATGCCTATGAGCCAAGTGAGGGCGGCAAGCTGCTGGTAGAGTGGATGAAGGATGATTGGCAGCTTTTTAGCCACCCGCGGATGGATACTGCTCACGCTAAGGAATTGCTAGGTGAGATTCTGGATGATGGGGAAATCGTCAGAAAGGGCTTTTCACCGTCCTCAAGCTATATCAGTGAGGGCATTGCGCGATGGGATGAACTGCGTGACGAAATGATGTATGCCAATCGTTGGTTTCTTGAAGTTGAAATCGACCAAGTACGTCTCCGTGAACTCCTAGGAATGCTGTTAGCTCGACAGTTGCCCCGGCAATGGTATCGCGCACGCATCTCGACCGAAGATGAGGCCTTCCTAATTGAGAATATGGGCTCCCCCCCGAAAAGACGCTCATCACATGGTCGAGCCAATCCGGCGGGCATTCCCTATCTTTATTTGGGATCGCTCTCAGAAACCGCTGTGGCCGAGATCAGACCCCATACCGGTGAGCTTGCTTGCGTTGCCGATTTTACTATCCCAGAAATTAAGGCTGTGGACTTGCGCAATCCGCGTAAGATCGTTTCTCCTTTCATCTTTTCCGAGTCTAGCGCGATTGCTCAGCTGCGTGCCGATTTACCATTCCTTGAACGTTTGGGTGAAGAATTGACTCGACCAGTTCAGCCTATGGGCGCGGCAATCGACTACATTCCGAGCCAGTATCTTTGTGAGTTTATTAAGAAGCAAGGGTTCGACGGGGTTGTCTATCGTAGCTCAGTCAGCGATGGCAACAATCTCGCACTGTTTGATCCCGAAAAGGCTGTCGGCGGGGAAGTGGAACTCTACAGCGTGTCCAAAGTTTCGGTCAAAGTAGCCGCCCTCTGA
- a CDS encoding sce7725 family protein, whose amino-acid sequence MYYPYFRGKQYELITIREMAVVLAEKNFVPVIEPVRESLGGLKKALSAVYEAGGRAIVIVNPYYGDHKEDGASITGLLQESFSNIDNISAGILLRNDMDVNEVMACYDQHVDHNPVLVHAGFTAPKELAVALEKEMAGLTNIFIEDYAKLLYRKHFGQGRRILVRDGFKRQRNADYKPIEEFTDLHVTYDELGMAGFGDFLIAGDVYSESGGPAYAVAIHITFIDPDKDDVMYIYHFVSNTNDTPTDPAGKFAQALEKLIAKLDSGNSHILETDAVQEFRSLHAKGHFPGLGYVKKLSMKHHIETLAAYCG is encoded by the coding sequence ATGTATTATCCCTATTTTCGCGGAAAACAATACGAGCTTATTACCATCCGAGAGATGGCGGTAGTGCTTGCCGAAAAGAATTTCGTACCTGTGATTGAGCCAGTGAGGGAATCACTTGGCGGTCTTAAAAAGGCCTTAAGTGCAGTATACGAAGCTGGGGGACGTGCAATTGTTATCGTGAATCCTTATTACGGTGATCATAAGGAGGACGGGGCGAGTATTACTGGCCTACTCCAAGAAAGTTTTAGCAACATTGACAATATCTCCGCCGGCATTTTGTTGCGTAATGACATGGACGTTAACGAAGTAATGGCTTGTTATGATCAACACGTCGATCATAACCCTGTTCTAGTCCACGCAGGCTTCACTGCTCCTAAGGAGCTGGCAGTTGCGCTGGAGAAAGAAATGGCTGGCCTCACCAACATCTTTATCGAAGATTATGCAAAGCTGCTCTACCGGAAGCACTTTGGACAGGGGCGACGCATCCTCGTGCGTGATGGTTTTAAGCGGCAGCGTAATGCTGATTATAAGCCAATAGAAGAATTCACTGATCTTCATGTCACTTATGATGAACTTGGCATGGCGGGATTTGGAGATTTTTTGATCGCGGGTGACGTCTATAGTGAGAGTGGAGGCCCGGCTTATGCCGTTGCGATCCACATTACATTCATTGATCCGGACAAGGACGATGTCATGTACATCTATCACTTCGTCTCGAATACAAATGACACTCCAACTGATCCTGCCGGAAAGTTCGCCCAAGCACTGGAAAAACTGATCGCGAAACTGGACAGTGGAAATTCGCATATTCTTGAAACTGATGCGGTACAAGAGTTTCGCTCACTGCATGCAAAGGGCCATTTTCCCGGACTCGGCTACGTCAAGAAGCTCTCGATGAAGCATCATATCGAGACTCTTGCCGCCTATTGTGGCTGA
- a CDS encoding sce7726 family protein: MKNYSTSQLSALTRLFSAAVFRELAKKGQSGLFCRLLGQTNLLDNAGSDATVGDVFDQAFEILKVAGQRDEYIYRAAISQKILMGRHTLRTASMLNEFRAGSSKADLVILNGTATVYEIKSERDSLARLANQVENYKRVFAKVNVIASEGHIDGIIETVPKDVGVMCLSKRFRITTVREAAECPARICPVTVFESLRMAESNSILQTMGVVVPEVPNTQRHAAMRDLFARLDPVELHIEMVRTLKRTRDLAPLGDFVNRLPKSLQAAALSISVRRSDHPKLIGAIETPLQTAMTWS, from the coding sequence ATGAAAAATTATAGTACATCGCAACTGTCCGCCCTGACTCGACTCTTCTCTGCCGCTGTCTTCCGTGAATTGGCGAAAAAAGGCCAATCTGGCTTATTCTGTCGGTTACTCGGACAAACAAATTTGCTTGATAATGCCGGTTCAGATGCGACTGTTGGCGATGTTTTCGACCAAGCATTCGAAATTTTGAAGGTCGCTGGACAACGCGATGAATATATTTATCGAGCGGCTATCAGCCAGAAGATACTGATGGGAAGGCACACTCTACGCACAGCCTCGATGCTCAATGAGTTTCGTGCTGGTAGTAGTAAGGCTGATCTCGTTATCTTGAATGGCACTGCTACCGTTTATGAGATCAAATCAGAGCGGGATTCGCTTGCGCGGCTTGCTAACCAGGTGGAAAACTATAAGCGCGTTTTCGCCAAGGTAAATGTAATCGCGAGCGAAGGTCATATAGACGGGATAATAGAAACGGTTCCGAAAGACGTAGGGGTAATGTGTCTTTCAAAGCGCTTCCGGATAACAACAGTGCGTGAAGCAGCGGAGTGCCCTGCGCGAATCTGCCCGGTAACCGTTTTTGAGTCATTGCGTATGGCCGAAAGCAACTCAATCTTGCAGACAATGGGCGTAGTGGTGCCTGAGGTTCCTAACACTCAACGGCACGCCGCTATGCGTGACCTGTTCGCTAGGCTAGACCCGGTAGAGTTACATATAGAGATGGTTCGCACGCTCAAGCGGACGCGTGACCTCGCACCGCTTGGTGACTTTGTCAATCGTTTGCCCAAATCTTTGCAAGCTGCGGCGCTTTCTATATCGGTGCGCCGCTCTGATCACCCGAAGCTGATTGGCGCCATTGAGACTCCGTTGCAAACAGCCATGACTTGGAGCTGA
- the guaA gene encoding glutamine-hydrolyzing GMP synthase yields MSDIHAHKILILDFGSQYTQLIARRVREIGVFSEIRAFDITEEEIREYNPNGIILAGGPESVTELDSPRAPACVFEMGLPVFGICYGMQTMAEQLGGKVEGSNQREFGYAQIQIDGDTPLFKDIKDHIDTDSGKGLLDVWMSHGDKVSQVPDTFTVTASTPSCPIAAMAWEEKQFYGVQFHPEVTHTLQGQRILEHFVLDICGAEKLWTPAQIIEDQVQRVREQVGDRHVLLGLSGGVDSSVVAALLHKAIGDQLTCVFVDNGLLRKNEGDQVMETFAKHMGVKVIRVDAEELFLGKLKGENDPEAKRKIIGNTFIDVFDEEASKIEGVDFLAQGTIYPDVIESAASKTGKAHVIKSHHNVGGLPETMKLKLVEPLRELFKDEVRKLGLELGLPYDMVYRHPFPGPGLGVRILGEVKKEYADILRDADAIYIEELRAAGWYEKTSQAFAVFLPVKSVGVVGDGRRYEWVIALRAVETIDFMTARWAHLPYELLEKVSNRIINELEGVSRVTYDVSSKPPATIEWE; encoded by the coding sequence ATGAGTGACATTCACGCCCATAAGATCCTGATTCTCGACTTCGGCTCCCAGTACACCCAGCTGATCGCCCGCCGTGTACGTGAGATCGGTGTATTCTCCGAAATCCGCGCCTTCGATATCACCGAAGAAGAAATTCGCGAATACAACCCTAACGGCATCATCCTGGCCGGTGGCCCGGAATCCGTGACCGAACTGGATTCCCCGCGAGCACCGGCGTGCGTGTTCGAAATGGGCCTGCCGGTGTTTGGTATCTGCTACGGCATGCAGACCATGGCCGAGCAGCTTGGCGGCAAAGTTGAAGGCTCTAACCAGCGCGAATTTGGCTACGCCCAGATTCAAATCGACGGCGACACCCCGCTGTTCAAAGACATCAAAGACCACATCGATACCGACAGCGGCAAAGGCCTGCTAGACGTATGGATGAGCCACGGCGACAAGGTCTCCCAGGTACCTGACACCTTCACCGTGACCGCTTCCACGCCGAGCTGCCCGATTGCCGCTATGGCCTGGGAAGAGAAGCAATTCTACGGCGTACAGTTCCACCCGGAAGTGACCCACACCCTGCAAGGTCAGCGCATTCTTGAGCACTTCGTGCTGGATATTTGCGGTGCTGAAAAACTCTGGACGCCTGCACAAATTATCGAAGACCAAGTGCAGCGCGTACGCGAGCAAGTGGGCGACCGCCATGTACTGCTTGGCCTTTCCGGTGGTGTCGACTCCTCGGTTGTGGCGGCGCTGCTGCACAAAGCCATTGGCGACCAGCTGACCTGCGTATTCGTCGATAACGGTCTGCTGCGCAAAAACGAAGGCGACCAAGTGATGGAAACCTTCGCCAAGCACATGGGCGTGAAAGTGATCCGTGTCGACGCCGAAGAGCTGTTCCTGGGCAAGCTGAAGGGCGAAAACGACCCGGAAGCCAAGCGCAAAATCATCGGCAACACCTTTATCGACGTGTTCGATGAAGAAGCCAGCAAAATTGAAGGCGTCGACTTCCTGGCCCAGGGCACCATCTACCCGGACGTGATCGAATCCGCCGCCTCTAAAACCGGCAAAGCGCACGTGATCAAATCCCACCACAACGTGGGTGGTCTGCCGGAAACCATGAAGCTCAAGCTGGTGGAACCGCTGCGCGAACTGTTCAAAGATGAAGTGCGCAAACTCGGCCTCGAACTCGGCCTGCCTTACGATATGGTCTACCGCCATCCGTTCCCTGGCCCCGGCCTGGGCGTGCGCATTTTGGGCGAAGTGAAGAAAGAGTACGCCGACATCCTGCGTGATGCCGACGCCATCTACATCGAAGAACTACGCGCCGCCGGTTGGTACGAAAAAACCAGCCAAGCCTTCGCCGTGTTCCTACCGGTGAAATCGGTAGGTGTCGTCGGCGACGGCCGCCGCTACGAATGGGTCATCGCGCTACGCGCGGTCGAAACCATCGACTTCATGACCGCCCGCTGGGCGCACCTGCCCTACGAGCTACTGGAGAAAGTTTCCAACCGGATTATCAATGAGTTGGAAGGGGTTTCGCGGGTTACTTATGACGTGAGCAGCAAGCCACCGGCTACGATTGAGTGGGAGTGA
- the guaB gene encoding IMP dehydrogenase — protein MLRMAQEALTFDDVLLVPGFSDILPKDVSLKTRLTRNISLNIPLLSAAMDTVTEARLAIAMAQEGGIGIIHKSMAMSQQAAEVRKVKKHESVIVKDPVTVSPKAKLEDLLAMARENGFSGFPVVEGETLVGIVTERDMRFQPNHGDSVADIMTPRDRLITVKEGTDLETSKAKMREHRIEKMLIVDDEFHLRGLVTFQDIEKARTYPMAAKDSDGRLLVGAAVGTGPETPDRVAALAEAGVDVIIVDTAHGHSKGVIDRVRWIKENFPNIQVIGGNIATAAAAKALAEAGADAVKVGIGPGSICTTRIVAGVGVPQITAVSNVAEALKEFDIPLIADGGIRFSGDLAKAIAAGASAVMVGGLLAGTEEAPGEVELYQGRTYKAYRGMGSMGAMSQNQGSADRYFQDKSEGAEKLVPEGIEGRVPYKGMMGAIVHQLMGGLRASMGYTGCRDIQEMRTKPEFVQITSAGFNESHVHNVQITKEAPNYRVS, from the coding sequence ATGCTACGTATGGCCCAAGAAGCACTTACGTTCGACGACGTACTCCTCGTTCCCGGCTTCTCCGATATTCTGCCTAAGGATGTCAGCCTCAAAACCCGCCTGACCCGCAATATTTCACTCAATATCCCGCTGCTTTCCGCTGCAATGGACACCGTTACCGAAGCGCGTCTAGCAATTGCGATGGCCCAGGAAGGCGGCATCGGCATTATCCATAAGAGCATGGCCATGAGCCAGCAAGCCGCTGAAGTGCGCAAGGTTAAAAAGCACGAAAGCGTGATTGTAAAAGATCCGGTCACCGTTAGCCCCAAGGCGAAGCTGGAAGACCTGCTGGCGATGGCGCGCGAGAACGGCTTCTCTGGCTTCCCCGTTGTAGAAGGTGAAACGCTGGTTGGTATTGTGACCGAGCGTGATATGCGCTTCCAGCCTAACCACGGCGACAGCGTAGCGGACATCATGACCCCCCGCGATCGGTTGATTACTGTCAAGGAAGGCACCGACCTTGAAACCAGCAAAGCCAAAATGCGCGAACACCGCATTGAGAAAATGCTGATCGTCGATGACGAGTTTCACCTGCGGGGCCTGGTGACCTTCCAGGACATCGAAAAAGCCCGCACTTATCCGATGGCTGCTAAAGATAGCGATGGCCGCTTGTTGGTTGGCGCCGCCGTTGGTACTGGCCCAGAAACGCCTGATCGCGTTGCGGCTCTGGCCGAAGCCGGTGTGGATGTGATCATTGTTGATACTGCCCATGGCCATTCCAAAGGCGTTATCGACCGCGTGCGCTGGATCAAAGAGAACTTCCCCAACATTCAAGTGATTGGCGGCAACATCGCCACCGCCGCTGCCGCGAAAGCGCTGGCTGAAGCGGGCGCAGACGCTGTTAAAGTGGGCATTGGCCCCGGTTCTATCTGCACCACGCGTATTGTTGCAGGGGTTGGCGTACCGCAAATCACCGCGGTTTCTAACGTGGCAGAAGCGCTGAAAGAGTTCGATATTCCGCTGATCGCTGACGGCGGCATTCGCTTCTCGGGTGACTTAGCCAAAGCGATCGCCGCTGGCGCAAGCGCGGTGATGGTCGGTGGCCTGCTCGCCGGTACCGAAGAAGCCCCCGGTGAAGTCGAGCTTTACCAAGGCCGTACCTACAAAGCCTACCGTGGCATGGGTTCCATGGGCGCCATGTCTCAGAACCAGGGCAGCGCCGACCGCTACTTCCAAGACAAGAGCGAAGGTGCCGAGAAGCTGGTGCCGGAAGGCATTGAAGGCCGCGTACCCTATAAAGGCATGATGGGCGCTATCGTTCACCAGCTGATGGGTGGCCTGCGCGCTTCCATGGGTTACACCGGCTGCCGCGATATTCAAGAAATGCGCACCAAGCCAGAATTTGTACAAATTACCAGCGCTGGCTTTAACGAATCCCACGTGCACAACGTGCAGATCACCAAAGAAGCTCCCAACTACCGGGTGAGCTAA